From the genome of Leptolyngbya sp. 'hensonii':
ATTCTGCAAACCGCGAGCAGGTCATGGCCAATCAGGAGCGCAATCCTCTAGCGACCTGTCAGTTTAACCAGGCCAGCCCCACCGAAATATAGCCCCAGGACTGCACCGGCCAGAAGGCTTTGGGTCAGAGGATCAGTGGAAGGAGTGAGCACAGCCCCCAGAACGGCTGCCCCCAGAATGACCAAGCGCCAATTGGAGAACATTTGTTGGGATGACACAATCCCCAGAAAGCCAAGCAAAAACTGAATCACGGGGATCTGAAAGGCGAGGCCCACACTGAACAGCAGGAGCAAAACAAATTCAAAGTAGCGATCGATGGACCAGAGCTGTTCCACCACATCCGCCCCATAACTGATAAAAAAGTTCAGGGCTGCCGGGATCAAGACCAGGTAAGCAAAAACCAGCCCGACCAGGAACAGAATGCTGGATCCAAAGACGATCGGAGCCAAAATCCGTCGCTCCCGCCGGGTCAGTCCGGGCAAGACAAACTGGATGATCTGGTACAGCACAAAAGGACTGGCCAGGAGCAGGCCGCTATAGGCTGCCACCTTGACGGAGACAAAGAAAAATTCACCAGGGGAGAGTTGCAAAAATTTGACGCCCTGAGCTGGGGCTTCTAATAGCTGGACGATCGGGCGCACCGCCGCAAAACAACCCACTACTCCCACTGCAACAGCGATCAGGGCATAGAAAATGCGCCGTCTCAACTCTTCTAGATGGTCGAAGAGGGGCATCTCCAATTCATCAGGAATTTCATCGTCAGGCTGATCAGGACTGTCATCTACCTGAGCTTCAAAGTTGAGGTCTTCGGTTTCAGGGGATGGATTGACAGGATCGGGGTGTTCGGGGCTGGTTTCCAACTCAGTCGGAGCAGTCATGGGTCGGGGTTATGCAGGATCGTTGACTATTGTAACTGGGTGGAGGGAGGGATGAACCGCTGAAGCAGAGAGAACGGAGTGGGACTAGCGGTGAGTGGAATATTTGGTTAGCTTCTGAGCGGTCGCTGGATCATAAAGGCGGAGGTAGTTCCAGTAGTTGCCGAAGACAGATTTGACATAGTCGCGGGTTTCGTCGAAAGGAATGGCTTCGATAAATTCATCAGGATCATGCAATCCCTGTTTGGAGATCCAGTCGGCAACGTTGCCGGGACCGGCATTGTAGCTGGCTACGGCCAGAAGGGAGTTGTCCTGATATTCCCGATGGGTGTAGTCCAGGTACCAGGTGCCGAGATTGATGTTGTCGATCGGATCACTGAGCTTGTAGTTTTTGAGCCTGATTTTCCCAGCAACCCAATCGGCGGTGTCTGGCATCACCTGCATCAAGCCCGTAGCTCCAGCAGAGGAGCGAATGCCTTGCTCAAAGCGGGATTCCTGCCGGATCAGGGCCGTGACCAGCATGGGATTGAGGCCCCGTTCCTGGGACCAGGCCGCGATCGTATCTCGGTAGGGGAAGGGGTACAGCCCCTGCCAGTAGGCATAGTGTCGTTTCAGGGCTGCGTACTGCTCCTGTTCGTCTGGGCTTTCCCGATCGCTGAGGCTGGTCAGCATGTAAAGGCCATCCAGGTTGTCTCCGACGCCCAAGCGCATCAATCCATCCGTAAACTGCTCTGCTACAGTGGGTTGCTTGAAGCTCGTAAATTCGACTTGCCAGAGGGTCCAGGCGTCCCAATCCTGTCCCAGTTGGTACAACTCATTCAGCAGGGCAGAACCAGCAGGCAGTTTCGATCGAACAAAAGCCTGGCCCACAGAAGGGGCTAGCTGCCGCACGGTGGTAAAGTCGCCTACGTCCAGACCCAGTTGATTGGCCGCCCGCCATGCATAGTAAGACTCTGGATGGTGGGTCAGAACGTACTCGAATGCGGCTCTGGCCTCTTGCTGACGACCCAAATGCAAAGCCCACTTGCCAATCCAGAATCCAGCTTCTGCGGCGATCGGATGGCGAGGCGATTGATTAGTAATCGGTTGTGCCCACTTCCATGCCTCCAAATAATGACCTGCCTGGGCCTGCTTGCGAGCCTGCTCCCAGCGTAGCTCTGCCGTTGCTTTGGAGTTGGGATACTGGGTCAGAATCATCTGGCGGGCTTCAGAGGCAGATTTGCCACTATCGAGCTTGTCGAGCAGTTTAGATTTGGCCAGGAGCGCCTCTGCTGCCCGATCTGGGAATTGGTTGGTGACCTGATCCAGGTAGGGGAGCCCTGCTGCTGGAGTAGGGGTGAGCTTGGCCAGTCGCAGGAGGGCTGTCCCCGTCTCTGGGGCCATGGGAAACTGACGGATCTGCTGCTGATACAGGGTGGCCGCCTCTGTCGTTTTGCCACCCAGTTGCAGCCCCCGGGCAGCTCGATAGAGGTTCTTGGGGGTTGTGGGAGCCTGGGTATAGGCTAAACCAGCCTTGCCATATTCCACGTTTTCCCAGTAAGCAAAGGCCACCGCCTCCCAGTCCTCGGCAGTTAACCGCAGGGCATGCTGCTTCACCAGTCTGTCTGTAACCTGGACAATCCCTGGCGCGTAGAAGGCATGTTTGACTAGCAATAGCAGCAGTTGGGGCTGGTTGGGATTTTTGCGCAGACGAGCCCGAACAATTTCGATCGAGCGGGGATGGGCTGGAAACCGCTCGATCGCCTGATCCCAATATTTGGGCTCGGTGCGACCAAGGGCAAACAGGGCCTCGGTGACCACCGGAAGATCAGGATAGCGCTGGATCAGGACCTGCCAGCTTTCCCTTGCTTTGGCACGATCCCCCTTCAACTCATAGGCACGGGCCTGCTGCAGGACCACATAAGGCGCAATCTCAGGGTAGTCCTGATCCAGATTCTGGAGCAGGACCAGGGCCTGATCGGGTTGCCGTTGCTGCATCCAATCGCTAGCCAGCAGATAACGGGCTCGGTTGCGCGTGGGAGACACAGCCCCCTGGACCAGGGTGGTTAGTTGGGCTGCCCGTTGCTGGGGGGGCAGCAGGACCAAGGGTGCGATCGTCGGATCAAATTCATTGTTATCCGGCTGAACGGGATTAACCTGGCTCGGTTGAGTCTGGCCAAACTGTGGCCACGGGCCTGCCACCGACCCTAAACGGGTAGCGGAGAACAGCCCGCCCAGGAGGAGAGCACTCACTCCTGCTGCCGTGGCCAGATAGAGTTGTGCCTTCCGTTCCTTGATATATCGCTTCAGCATACCCCTGCCATCTAAAAAATCCCGATGGAATTCCTAGCAAATCTAGCATTTATTCCCAGGGGTGGAATAGCAGGTGACCGTAAGACAACATGAGCGTTCGGCTGTTGTTAGCGTTCCACTGCTATAAAAGACAAATGACCAATGACACATGGCAAACGGAAGCATGGAATTACGAGTAACAGATGTCTCACGATTAGCGTGGACAGGAGATTGTTTAGCGATCGGGCTGTTTGAAAATGGCATAGATCTGGCTGGCGACCTCGCAGACCTGGATCAGCAGTTAGCAGGAACCTTAAAAGAATTAATTGCAGATACAGAATTTAAAGGCAAAAGCGGTGACACAGCGATAACCCGAGTCGGTAGCGGCAGCCCCATTCGGAAGATCGCCCTGATTGGCCTGGGCAAAGCGGATGGGTTAAAACTGGACGGAGTCCGACGGGCTGCCAGTGCCAGTGCCCGTCTAGCCCGCAAAGAGAAGTGCAAAACTCTGGGCATCAGCCTTCCCCCCTGGCAGAACGATCCAGTCTTGACGACGCAAGCGATCGCAGAGGGGGTGGAACTAGCCTTACATCAGGACACCCGCTTCAAATCCGAACCGGATGAGAAAGCCAATTTACCCGAACAGGTGGAATTATTGGGCTATGGGGGGCAGGAGGCCGCCCTGCACCAGGCCAGTCAAATTTGTGCTGGGGTGATCCTGGCCCGGGAATTGGTGTCAGCCCCTCCGAATGTGGTCAATCCCCTGACTATGGCCGAAACGGCCCAGGCGATCGCGGCAGACCATGGCCTGAGCCTGGAAATCCTGGAACAGGAGGACTGCGAAAAGCTGGGGATGGGAGCCTTTCTGGGGGTGGCCAAAGCTTCCGATCTCCCACCCAAGTTTCTGCACCTGACGTACAAACCGGAGGGTACCCCCCGCCGGAAACTGGCGATCGTCGGCAAGGGGCTGACCTTCGATTCAGGGGGCCTGAACCTGAAGGTGGGGAACAGCAGCATTGAGATGATGAAAACGGATATGGGGGGAGCCGCCGCCACCCTCGGAGCCGCCAAAGTAATTGGCCTGCTGAAACCCGATGTGGAAGTTCACTTCATCAGTGCGGTGACTGAGAACATGGTCAGTGGGCGGGCCATGCGTCCAGGGGATATCCTGACGGCCTCTAACGGCAAGACCATCGAGGTGAACAATACGGATGCAGAGGGTCGCCTCACCCTGGCTGATGCCCTGGTTTTCACCGAGAAATTGGGAGTGGAGGCGATCGTCGATCTGGCAACCCTGACGGGAGCCTGTGTGGTGGCCCTGGGGGGAGATATTGCTGGATTATGGAGCCCAGACGACACGATCGCGGCCCAGTTGATGGCTGCTGCGGAACGATCGGGCGAGAAAATCTGGCGCATGCCCCTGGAAGAAAAGTACTTTGAGGGGATGAAATCCGTGGTGGCAGACATGAAAAATACCGGGTCTCGCGAAGGGGGAGCGATCACTGCAGCGCTGTTCCTGAAACAATTTGTCAAGGAAACCCCCTGGGCGCACCTGGATATTGCCGGTCCCGTCTGGGCTGACAAGGAGAATGGGTACAACAGTGTGGGAGCTACAGGCTACGGGGTGCGGCTGCTGGTGAACTGGGCCTTAGCCTGAGCCAGGTGTACTATTATAATCCTGCCATGGGGCCTTGACGCACTTGCATATCTAGTGGTTAAGTGGGGGATGTCTCGGCAGACATCCCCCATATTTGTTTGTGAAGTTGTTTAACAACACTTTTAAGAGATTACGAAAAAGCGGAATTGTACTATACACGGTGTGACTTCCCCAGGATTGCTGCATGGTTTCCCATCTCCAGGCTCCGGCTTACAGTTCTAGTCATTCTCCTTACCCGATCGAGGGTCTAGTGCAGGTCTTTACCTGTCCTCACCGGGGCTTTTTCACCAGTGTGATGGCCGAAGCCCTGCGCATTGCAGGTCAGGGAACCCCAGTCCTGGTGGTGCAGTTTCTCAAGGGTGGGATCAATCAGGGGATTGACCATCCGATGCGTTTGGGCCAGAACCTGGACTGGATCCGCTGTGATCTTCCCCGTTGTATCGACACACCCCAGTTGGAAGAAGGGGAGGCACAATCCCTGGAGTCTCTCTGGCAGTATACGCGCCAGGTCGTCTTTCAGGGGCAATATGAGCTGGTGGTTCTGGATGAGTTGAGTCTGGCGATTAACTTCGGCCTGATTTCCGAATCAGCCGTCCTATCCTTTTTGCGGGACCGTCCCGGCCATGTCGATGTAATTCTGACTGGGCCAGACATGCCCCGATCGTTGCTCGACATTGCCGACCAGATCACCGAGTTACGCCGCAGTCACCAACCCTAGGGAGAGAGGAATGATTAAGAACGATACCTGGATTACTCAGATGGCAGCTCAGGGAATGATTTCTCCTTTTGAGCCTAGCCTGGTGCGATCGATTCAGCCTGAGCCAGCAGGGTCTTCCCGTCCCGTAATCAGCTTTGGCCTCTCCTCCTACGGGTACGATATTCGCCTCTCGCCGTCAGAATTTCGCATTTTCCGTCACATCCCTGGCACGGTGGTTGATCCCAAAAACTTCAACCCGGATAACCTGGAGCCAACGCGCCTTTATACCGATGTCAATGGCAGTTATTTCATTCTGCCAGCCCATTCCTATGGCCTCGGGGTTGCTCTGGAGCGATTGGAGGTGCCAGATAATATCACAGTCGTCTGTATCGGTAAGTCTACCTATGCCCGTTGCGGCATCATTGCCAATCTCACTCCGGCTGAAGCGGCTTGGCGGGGCCACCTGACCCTGGAGTTTTCTAATTCCTCCAGTGCTGATTGCCGGATTTATGCGAATGAGGGGGTGGTGCAACTTCTGTTTTTGGAAGGGGAACCCTGTGAAGTCAGCTACGAAACTCGTCGCGGCAAATATCAAGATCAGCCGGAACTGGTGACCCTGGCCAGGGTGTAGCTTGCATCCCACAGGGTGGGCTCCTAAGGTGGGATGCACTCCTCGCGCCCAGGCTTCACTCCTCACGCCCAGGCTCTGCCTGGGTGCCCATAACCTCATCCAGCGTCACGTCCCAGCATCTGGTTCCCAGCCAGAGCATCTGGTTCCCAGCCAGAGTCTCTGGTTCCCAGCCAGAGTCTCTGGTTCCCAGCCAGAGTCTGGGAACCAGGGAGGGAGGAACCAGAGAGCCAGAGTCATCGTTCGTCTCCTCCCGCCCAGGCTTCACTCCTTGCGCCCAGGCTCTGCCTAGGTGCCCATAGCCTCATCCAGCGTCACGTCCCAGCATCTGGTTCCCAGCCAGAGTGAGCATCTGGTTCCCAGCCAGAGTCTCTGGTTCCCAGCCAGAGTCTCTGGTTCCCAGCCAGAGTCTGGGAACCAGGGAGGCCAGAGTCATCGTTCGTCTCCTCCCGCCCAGGCTTCACTCCTTGCGCCCAGGCTCTGCCTAGGTGCCCATACCTTTACTGCAATATCGTCACAGGTAATAGCCCCAGCTCACCCAGATAATTCCGATAGCTGGAATATCGCCAATGGGCTGGGTCATCCACATAGCCCCGTTTCACCGGATTGTTGTGAATATAGGCCAACTTTTGCCGGAGCATCTCCTCCGAGTTAATCATCTGGGGATGACTTCCCTCCTGCCAAACCTGATACCGCTGCCCCGTTTTATGAGCTAGTTTCGCCACTGCCAATCGTTTGAGCCAATAGCTTTGGGGATGATTTTGCTGTAACCAATCCACCAGCGATCGTGCTGTAAATGATTTGAAATTGCCGATCTCCTTCGATAAATTCTCAGCCGCAGCAATCAGGTGGAGGTGGTTTTCCATAATCACATAACTGTACAGTGTTAAGCGCTGGTGCTCTTGCAGGAACTGGAGCGAGTCCAGCACAATCTTAACGAGTTCGGGCTTGCTAAAAAGAGGCATCCACTCCACGATCGTGCAGGTCATAAAATGAGGTTGTGAACCAACGACTCGATAGCGCGATCGACCCATAGTTTTGTCCAGGCATTTGCTTTAAGAGTACCCATGCCCTTGTACCCAGGCTCCAGTCTCCTCCTCCTTGCGCCCAGGCTCTGCTTCACTCCTCTCACTCCTCGCGCCCAGGCTCTGCCTGGGTGCCCATGCCAGTCACCCATCGCATCTGGTTCCCAGACTCTGGCTGGGAACCAGGGATTGCCCACCCGCCAATGAAGGATCATGACAGCAGCACAACAGCCCGCTAAACCGGATGGCAAGGTGAAACTAGCCCTGGTGCGACAGAAGCAGCAGGTCCAGTTTTTTGTCGAGAGGTTGGGTGAACAGGTTGGCATCGAGATGATGCTGATTCCATCCGGCACCTTCCGGATGGGGTCGCCAGAGAATGAGCCGGATCGTAGCAAGGCTGAAGGGCCACAACATGAGGTGAGTGTTCCTGCCTTCTTTATGGGCAAGTATCCAGTCACACAGGTGCAGTGGCGATTTGTGGCGGCACTCTCCCAGGTGAATCGGGAACTTAAACCAGATCCGTCCAGATTTGAGGGAGATAACCGTCCGGTTGAACGAGTGTCCTGGTCCGATGCGGTGGAGTTTTGCGATCGACTTTCAGCCCATACCGGGCGAATTTATCGACTACCCAGTGAAGCCGAGTGGGAGTACGCCTGTCGGGCTGGAACCACAACCCCCTTCCACTTTGGTGAAACCATCACCACTGACCTGGCCAACTACCGAGGTACGGATGATAAGGGCTTGAACTGGTCAGGCTCCTATGGCCAGGGTCCCAAAGGTGAATATCGTCGAGAGACCACCCCTGTAGATTATTTTGGAATTGCCAATAGCTTTGGGCTGTGCGACATGCACGGTAATGTGTGGGAATGGTGCCAGGACTACTGGCATAACAGCTATGAGGGTGCGCCAGCAGATGGCACCGCTTGGTTGAGTAACGATAAAAGTGCAAGTCGAGTGAGACGCGGCGGTTCCTGGGACCTCATTCCGTGGTTTTGCCGTTCTGCCTATCGCGACCTCTATTCGCCCGTCGATCGCTACAACAATATCGGTTTTCGGGTTGTTTGTATTGCCCCGAGAACTCTGCTATAGCCCTTTGTCCCTTGTCCCAGGCAAAGCCTGGGTTGCCCTTTTGTCCTTGTAGGCGCGAAGCGCCCCCCCTGGTTGGGAACCAGACCGTGGTGTTCATGAAGATTCCAGCCACCCCCGATCGAGACTGGGAGGGATTACACAGCTGGTCTGATCTCCCTGGAAGACCTACTCCAGCGGTTGCAGAGCTGGGAAGCTCATCTGCTCCATGGAGACACCTACCAACTCCGCCACCAAATTTTTGAGCAGTGGCCCTTTACCACCCCCTCTGGTTGGCCCCCCCTGGTTCCCAGGCTGAGCCTGGGAACCAGACCCCTGGGAACCAGACCTGTGTTCAGCCTGGGAACCAGACCGTGGTGTTCATGAAGATTCCAGCCATCCCCGATCGAGACTGGGAATTCTAACGGTATCCTATGAAGTCGAGTGAGACGCGGCGGTTCCTGGCCCTACTATCCGAGGAATTGCCGTTCTGCCTATCGCGTCGACTATTCGCCCGACGATCGCAACGACTATATCGGTTTTCGGGTTGTTTGTATTGCCCCGAGAACTCTGCTATAGCCCTTTGTCCCTTGTCCCAGGCAAAGTCTGGGTTGCCCTTTGGGAACCAGACCTGTGTTCAGCCTGGGAACCAGACCGTGGTGTTCATGAAGATTCCAGCCACCCCCGATCGAGACTGGGAATTCTAACGGTATCCTATGAGTGGGACAGGTCGGCAAATGCGGCGGTTCCTGGAACAACAATCCGAGGAATTGCCGTTCTGCCTATCGCAACAACAATTCGCCCGACGATCGCAACGACTATATCGGTTTTCGGGTTGTTTGTATTGCCCCGAGGTCTCTTCTATATCAGAGCTGGCAGATGGGAGATCTGCCGGGAGTATCTTGAAGAGTTCAGACCTTCTCCAGTGATGCTTGCGGGCATCCGAAAATAAAACGGGGCTATCAGCTTGGTAAGTTCGCTGAAGAGTTGACTGGCCCCCCAATCTTCACTCATTGCTGAGCTAGCATGGCAGAACTGACCCTGCGAGAAGAGCGCAAACAGGCCCGCTACTTTACTGAAGCCCTGGCCGACATTGGCCTTGATATGATTCTGGTGCCCGGTGGCTCATTTATGATGGGGTCGCCAGAAGATGAGCCCGAACGTATAGATGATGAAGGCCCGCAGCATCTGGTGCAGGTTCCTCCCTTCTTTATGGGACGCTACCCGGTAACCCAGGCCCAATGGCGATTTGTGGCAGGGCTACCTACCGTAGAGCGGGAACTTGAACCGAATCCCTCATACTTTACAGAGGATAATCGCTCAGTGGAGGCAGGGGATAATCGTCCAGTGGAGCAGGTGTCTTGGTACGAGGCAGTGGAGTTTTGTGCCAGACTTTCGGCCCATACTCACCGTGAGTATCGCCTGCCCAGTGAAGCGGAGTGGGAATACGCCTGTCGATCCGGGACAACCACCCCCTTCTACTTTGGTTCGACTCTGACTACTGACTTAGCCAACTACAATGGCAACTATACCTACGATGACGGCCCTGAGGGCAAGTACCGGGAAGAGACCACCCCAGTAGACTTTTTTGAGTATGCCAATGGCTTTGGGCTGTGCGATATGCACGGCAATGTGTGGGAATGGTGCCAGGACCACTGGCATAACAGCTATGAGGGTGCGCCAACCGACGGCACGGCCTGGTTAAGTGAAAACAAAGATGCGAATCGAGTGATACGCGGCGGTTCCTGGGACAACGATCCGAGGCATTGCCGTTCTGCCTTTCGCTTCGACTATTCGCCCGACGTTCGCAGCAACGATATCGGTTTTCGGGTTGTTTGTATTGCCCCGAGAACTCTGCTGTAGCCCTTTGTCCCTCGCGCCCAGGCTCTGCCTGGGTGCCCATGCCACCTGCGCTCTGCCCAGGTGCACACAGCCTTCAGGCTCTGCCTGGGTGCCCATGCCACCTGTGCTCTGCCCGGGTGCACACAGCCTTTCTCACGCTAGGATCAATCTACTGGTTCTGATCAATCTCCCTCATGCTACCTGCCCTGACAGGCAGCATCGCAGTACTAAATAGGGCTTACTAAAAAAGTGTGAAATCTTTGATGGAAGGGGTATTCAGCGGGATCATGACCTGCTAAAGTGCAAGGAAAACCACTGAAAACGGCGAAAACCCTTGCACAAGCCTTATGTACCGTCGCCCTAGCCCTGGTCAACTGTCGTTTGAAAACTTCTACCTCCCGTTTGGGGGGAAACTGTCGGGAGAGAACCGTTGGGTTAAACTGAGCCAGTTGATTCCTTGGGAGGAGTTAGAAGCGCAATATGCTGGACAGTTCAGTTCACAGATGGGTGCGCCTGCCAAACCCTTTCGAATGGCACTGGGAGCCTTAATCATTAAGGAACGGTTGGGAATTAGTGATGAAGAAACTGTGGAACAAATTCGAGAGAATCCGTACCTACAATACTTCATCGGATGCTGTGAGTATAGTGACCAAGCTCCGTTTGACCCATCAATGATGGTTCACTTTCGCAAGCGATTAAGCCTGGAGATAGTGGGGCAAATCAACGAACAAATTGTGATGCAATCGAGGCGTTCAAATCAAACAACGAATGCAACGGAGGGTGACAGTCAATCAAAGCAGGACAACGATGGAGATGAACCACCCGCGCCTCCGAATCAAGGGGAATTGATTTTAGATGCCAGTTGTGCGCCCGCAGATATTCGCTATCCCACCGATTTGAGTTTGTTGAATGAAGCGCGTGAGCACACAGAAACGGTCATTGATATTCTATACGAACAACTGAGAGAGCAAAACGAGAAGAAACCTCGCACCTACCGCCAACAAGCCCGACAAGAGTATTTGAAGGTTGCCAAGCAACGCCAAGTGCAAAGTAAAGCGATGCGAAAGGCAATTCGTCAACAACTGGGATATGTGAGACGCAATCTGGCTCATATTGATGCGCTAGTTGCCGCAGGTGCATCGTTATCGACCTTGAGTCGGTCTTTGTACCGTAAACTTCTGGTGGTGAGTGAAGTGTTCCGACAGCAGCAGACGATGTATCAACAGCGACAACATCGCATTGATGACCGCATTGTCAGTTTATTTGGTTGTGCATCAAATAATTGTTGGATAAGTTGCGAAGTCTTGCCAAGTCCAAGGCTCTGCTGCCAAGTTTGCTCGTTGAGATGCTGTGGTTTTGAATCGGCTATGCCGCCAAATCCAATTGAAATAACTGACAACCAATCGTGTAGTCACCTTCGTTTGCTCCCACACCTTGCCAAACTTGTTTTGCCGTCGATGCCACCGTCCTGTTTGTTGCCGGATAATACCATTGGTTCTCTCTAATCGTTGGGTTTTATCCTTACCAATGTGATGATGAATTTCTGGTGGAAGGACTCGTTCATACCCTCCCCAATCATCGCTATTCCACTGTTTGCACTCCGTTTTTCCTTCCGTTGTGACCATCAGTTCTTCAATCAACTCATCCGTATGCTTTCCCACACGGGCCGCCAAGATCAGCCCACTGCTATTGGCTAAACTCAACCCCACCCAACAGTCTCCCAGGTCTAATTCTAGGGGCAGACATTGCTTCTGTTTTTTTGCACAAAGGACCACATCTCATCAGCACTCACCTCCTCGGTTTCAACTTGAGCCACCTCCTGATTGTGGATGAGTTGAGCTTTGCTACTCGCTCGTCGAATAATACTCACTACCGTGTTATAAGCTAACCCGCTAATCCGACTAATCCCTCGTAAACTGGTGCCCTCACTGTGAGCTTGCAGGACTTGTTGAATTTGCTCTGGACTGACGTGACGGTAGTAGTAGAGGGTGTCAAAACTCTCTGAGAAGGTTTGTTGGCACCCCAGGCAAAAGTAGCGTTGATGCCCATTCGGCATCTTGCCATGCTTGTGAGTCTTAGAATGACCGCAGAGCTTACATTCCATAGCTTGAGTAGGTGAATCGTTGATTCCTTACTCTACCAGACCCACATCAGTTTGACGCACTACCTTCAAATTTAATCAGTTGTTGCAAGACGACTTTGAGCAATGCCACCAGCCCCTGGGTCAAGGCTTGCGCAGGTTGGATGATCGCCGCATCTTGGGTCAGAGGRGGWCCCGCTTCCTGAATTTGCTGAGTGCGACGTTGAATCGTCGCGTTACGGATGATGTGATGAGACCGAAAGAATTGCTTTAAKGCTTCAGATGTTGCTGTCTGCGCCGATTCTAAATTGGGRAATTGTTCGAGAAATTCACAAAAGGCGATCGTATGTTTATCCTCAAACCAATCGAGCACTTGCGGATAGTAGGACTTGAGAGCAGCAGTAATGCGATTGGTCAGACGCACTTTCTCGCCGACTAACATACGCCGAGACTCTACCCACTGGCGCAATTCCCGATGTTTTGGACAACCTGCCACCCAAATRTCGAGCTTATCGCTGTGCCGCTGCATCAGTTCGACGATTAACTTGGCATCAATCGGATCTGATTTGGCTCGCGAGGGTTGAAAGGCTTTGCGGTAATTGGCGACGGTGCGCGGATTAATTGGCACTAAAACTAGATTGTCGTATTGGCATAAGCCATAGAGCAAGGGTCCCCGTTTTTGCTCTAATCCCACCAGTAATTGGGTTTCCCCATATTGCTGACGAAGCTGGTTGACCCAATCGGCAATAGCTTGAGGGGTAGACTGAATCGTGGTGTAGCTCCAACTCTGCTSCTGACAATCATAGAGGCTGATATCGTGCTTGCGATCAGCCCAGTCAATGCCAATRTAGGCAGCAAATGGGGTAGTGATTTGRGACAGTTTCATTGTGTTAGATTGAAGGTGTTTTTGTTGTGTCGGAGAGTCTGCCACTAATCGTGCCAGCGAAAAGATTATGGAGAAGGTATTGTCCTTGTTCCCTGAGCATTCGTTAGGGCACTGTTAAGTAGTCAGGAGGAATTAAATATAAAACGTTCCAGGGAGTAATTGCCCCTACTACTACGAGCTTGCATTCCCTCGATGATCGCATCGGCTAAATCAACTTCATGCTCAAACATCCGCCCAGCAATTTCATGGGTTTTGAGTTGATGCCACTGC
Proteins encoded in this window:
- the tatC gene encoding twin-arginine translocase subunit TatC, which codes for MTAPTELETSPEHPDPVNPSPETEDLNFEAQVDDSPDQPDDEIPDELEMPLFDHLEELRRRIFYALIAVAVGVVGCFAAVRPIVQLLEAPAQGVKFLQLSPGEFFFVSVKVAAYSGLLLASPFVLYQIIQFVLPGLTRRERRILAPIVFGSSILFLVGLVFAYLVLIPAALNFFISYGADVVEQLWSIDRYFEFVLLLLFSVGLAFQIPVIQFLLGFLGIVSSQQMFSNWRLVILGAAVLGAVLTPSTDPLTQSLLAGAVLGLYFGGAGLVKLTGR
- a CDS encoding transglycosylase SLT domain-containing protein, with product MLKRYIKERKAQLYLATAAGVSALLLGGLFSATRLGSVAGPWPQFGQTQPSQVNPVQPDNNEFDPTIAPLVLLPPQQRAAQLTTLVQGAVSPTRNRARYLLASDWMQQRQPDQALVLLQNLDQDYPEIAPYVVLQQARAYELKGDRAKARESWQVLIQRYPDLPVVTEALFALGRTEPKYWDQAIERFPAHPRSIEIVRARLRKNPNQPQLLLLLVKHAFYAPGIVQVTDRLVKQHALRLTAEDWEAVAFAYWENVEYGKAGLAYTQAPTTPKNLYRAARGLQLGGKTTEAATLYQQQIRQFPMAPETGTALLRLAKLTPTPAAGLPYLDQVTNQFPDRAAEALLAKSKLLDKLDSGKSASEARQMILTQYPNSKATAELRWEQARKQAQAGHYLEAWKWAQPITNQSPRHPIAAEAGFWIGKWALHLGRQQEARAAFEYVLTHHPESYYAWRAANQLGLDVGDFTTVRQLAPSVGQAFVRSKLPAGSALLNELYQLGQDWDAWTLWQVEFTSFKQPTVAEQFTDGLMRLGVGDNLDGLYMLTSLSDRESPDEQEQYAALKRHYAYWQGLYPFPYRDTIAAWSQERGLNPMLVTALIRQESRFEQGIRSSAGATGLMQVMPDTADWVAGKIRLKNYKLSDPIDNINLGTWYLDYTHREYQDNSLLAVASYNAGPGNVADWISKQGLHDPDEFIEAIPFDETRDYVKSVFGNYWNYLRLYDPATAQKLTKYSTHR
- a CDS encoding leucyl aminopeptidase, which translates into the protein MELRVTDVSRLAWTGDCLAIGLFENGIDLAGDLADLDQQLAGTLKELIADTEFKGKSGDTAITRVGSGSPIRKIALIGLGKADGLKLDGVRRAASASARLARKEKCKTLGISLPPWQNDPVLTTQAIAEGVELALHQDTRFKSEPDEKANLPEQVELLGYGGQEAALHQASQICAGVILARELVSAPPNVVNPLTMAETAQAIAADHGLSLEILEQEDCEKLGMGAFLGVAKASDLPPKFLHLTYKPEGTPRRKLAIVGKGLTFDSGGLNLKVGNSSIEMMKTDMGGAAATLGAAKVIGLLKPDVEVHFISAVTENMVSGRAMRPGDILTASNGKTIEVNNTDAEGRLTLADALVFTEKLGVEAIVDLATLTGACVVALGGDIAGLWSPDDTIAAQLMAAAERSGEKIWRMPLEEKYFEGMKSVVADMKNTGSREGGAITAALFLKQFVKETPWAHLDIAGPVWADKENGYNSVGATGYGVRLLVNWALA
- a CDS encoding P-loop NTPase family protein; this translates as MVSHLQAPAYSSSHSPYPIEGLVQVFTCPHRGFFTSVMAEALRIAGQGTPVLVVQFLKGGINQGIDHPMRLGQNLDWIRCDLPRCIDTPQLEEGEAQSLESLWQYTRQVVFQGQYELVVLDELSLAINFGLISESAVLSFLRDRPGHVDVILTGPDMPRSLLDIADQITELRRSHQP
- the dcd gene encoding dCTP deaminase; its protein translation is MIKNDTWITQMAAQGMISPFEPSLVRSIQPEPAGSSRPVISFGLSSYGYDIRLSPSEFRIFRHIPGTVVDPKNFNPDNLEPTRLYTDVNGSYFILPAHSYGLGVALERLEVPDNITVVCIGKSTYARCGIIANLTPAEAAWRGHLTLEFSNSSSADCRIYANEGVVQLLFLEGEPCEVSYETRRGKYQDQPELVTLARV
- a CDS encoding transposase produces the protein MGRSRYRVVGSQPHFMTCTIVEWMPLFSKPELVKIVLDSLQFLQEHQRLTLYSYVIMENHLHLIAAAENLSKEIGNFKSFTARSLVDWLQQNHPQSYWLKRLAVAKLAHKTGQRYQVWQEGSHPQMINSEEMLRQKLAYIHNNPVKRGYVDDPAHWRYSSYRNYLGELGLLPVTILQ
- a CDS encoding formylglycine-generating enzyme family protein — its product is MTAAQQPAKPDGKVKLALVRQKQQVQFFVERLGEQVGIEMMLIPSGTFRMGSPENEPDRSKAEGPQHEVSVPAFFMGKYPVTQVQWRFVAALSQVNRELKPDPSRFEGDNRPVERVSWSDAVEFCDRLSAHTGRIYRLPSEAEWEYACRAGTTTPFHFGETITTDLANYRGTDDKGLNWSGSYGQGPKGEYRRETTPVDYFGIANSFGLCDMHGNVWEWCQDYWHNSYEGAPADGTAWLSNDKSASRVRRGGSWDLIPWFCRSAYRDLYSPVDRYNNIGFRVVCIAPRTLL